The segment AGCGACAAAGCAAAAATTTGGCATAGATGGCCCAGCTTTGTTCCCAAAAGTTTCAGTTATAAACCCAGAGCTTCAAGCTACCGTAACGCCTGAGTATTTGGTGTATTCGGCTAGCGATATCATCGCGCACTCGATCGAGGGCTATTTCACAGCCACAAAACACCCTGAAATCATCGATATGTATATCGAAGCAAACATCAAAACCGTTATGAAAACAACTGAAATTTTGCTTAAAAACCCTGATGATTACGAGGCTAGGGGCGATTTCGCGTGGGCTGCGACAATGGCGCTAAATGGGCTAACTTATGTGGGCGTGAGCGGTTATAGCTACCCAAATCACATGCTAGAACACGCAATGAGCGCGGTGGTCGATTGTGCGCACGGAGCGGGGCTAAGCGTGATAATGCCAGCATGGATGAAATGGTATAAGAAAAATAATGAAGCCAAATTCGCGCGTTTTGCCAAAGAAATTTTTGGGCTTGACAGCGCAGAGGCTGGAATTAACGCGCTTAAAGCGTGGTTTGATAAAATCGGCACCCCGACTACGCTTGGCGGGGTAAAAATTGGTGAAGCCAATGTGGGCGAAGTCATGGAAATCATCGTGCGAGACGCACCAAAATGGGGCTTACCACAATACGACGCAAAAGCTGTGAAAGAGATTTTTGATCTAGCAAAATAGTCTGAAATTTGGCGGAATTTTAAAATTTCGCCAAAATTTAATTTAATATCCCTCAGATTTTAACCATTCGCAGGCGCTTTGTTCGCCGTTTTTACACCTGCTTCTGAAATGTTCGACTGATGCCAAACCTCTTTGATAAACACTGCAAGCATTATCGGCATGCTCTTTGTCGCAACTTAGTTTTAGATATTTTAGTGTTTTTGGCGAATTTTCCTGTGCGCAATTACCGCGGTTGTAAATGCTGGC is part of the Campylobacter sp. VBCF_01 NA2 genome and harbors:
- a CDS encoding iron-containing alcohol dehydrogenase; translation: MENFSFKNPVQVEFGKGKEKNIGEYMAKYGVKKALVVYGSDRVKKSGLFDTAVNSLKAHGIEYAELGGVKSNPVLSKVHEGVKIAKEFGADSVLAIGGGSVLDSCKAIAAGACYEGDVWDFFFAKEVQKALMIFDIITLAATGSEMNRGGVVTNEATKQKFGIDGPALFPKVSVINPELQATVTPEYLVYSASDIIAHSIEGYFTATKHPEIIDMYIEANIKTVMKTTEILLKNPDDYEARGDFAWAATMALNGLTYVGVSGYSYPNHMLEHAMSAVVDCAHGAGLSVIMPAWMKWYKKNNEAKFARFAKEIFGLDSAEAGINALKAWFDKIGTPTTLGGVKIGEANVGEVMEIIVRDAPKWGLPQYDAKAVKEIFDLAK